From a region of the Sebastes umbrosus isolate fSebUmb1 chromosome 10, fSebUmb1.pri, whole genome shotgun sequence genome:
- the slc18a3a gene encoding probable vesicular acetylcholine transporter-A: MEQIMEPEVTTTEGQQATNLAQSAASKLSQMGERTKQLGNVIQDPDRQKRIIMFIVCVALLLDNMLYMVIVPIIPDYLEGLQKAADHAQAILPHTNSTNSTMHKAAKGNFDLQIGVLFASKAILQLLVNPISGTFIDRVGYDIPLFIGLNVMFLSTLTFAFAENYATLFLARSMQGLGSAFADTAGIALIADRYTEEKARSKALGIALAFISFGSLVAPPFGGVLYEFAGKRVPFLILACICLIDGVLCLLVLKPFSNRERENMPVGTPMYKLMIDPYIAVVAGALTICNIPLAFLEPTIANWMEETMHASQWEIGMTWFPAFFPHVLGVYLTVKLAAKYPHLQWFYGAIGMVFIGASSCTVPACKNFGQLMIPLCGICFGIAFVDTALLPTLGFLVDVRHVSVYGSVYAIADISYCVAYALGPVAAGQIVHDLGFVQLNLGMGLANMLYAPALLLLKNVTQMKPSHSERNMLLEDGPTGLYDTIKMEQREKKRKGLCTTIEENGIETFAQRSYSEEESSGGEYA, encoded by the coding sequence ATGGAGCAAATCATGGAGCCGGAGGTGACCACCACAGAGGGACAACAAGCCACTAACTTGGCTCAATCTGCCGCCTCCAAACTGTCCCAGATGGGCGAAAGAACTAAACAACTTGGCAATGTAATCCAAGACCCAGATCGGCAGAAACGGATTATCATGTTTATAGTCTGCGTAGCACTTTTGTTAGACAACATGCTTTACATGGTGATTGTGCCAATTATACCCGATTACCTAGAAGGGCTCCAGAAAGCAGCGGATCATGCCCAAGCTATTCTGCCTCACACCAACTCCACCAACAGCACCATGCACAAAGCAGCCAAGGGCAACTTCGACCTCCAGATTGGTGTCCTTTTTGCCTCCAAGGCCATCCTGCAGCTCCTGGTGAACCCGATCAGTGGCACGTTTATAGACAGGGTCGGGTATGACATCCCACTCTTCATCGGTCTCAATGTCATGTTTCTGTCCACGCTCACTTTTGCCTTCGCTGAGAACTACGCGACTCTGTTCCTGGCGCGCAGCATGCAGGGCCTCGGCTCGGCGTTCGCGGACACCGCCGGCATCGCTCTGATCGCGGACAGGTACACGGAGGAGAAGGCGAGGAGCAAAGCCCTGGGTATCGCCTTGGCTTTCATATCTTTTGGGAGTCTTGTGGCACCCCCATTTGGAGGAGTCCTCTATGAGTTCGCAGGAAAGCGTGTGCCCTTTCTGATCCTGGCCTGCATCTGCCTCATCGATGGTGTCTTGTGCCTGCTTGTGCTCAAACCCTTctccaacagagagagagaaaacatgccAGTGGGCACCCCCATGTATAAACTCATGATCGACCCTTACATAGCAGTAGTGGCTGGTGCTCTGACAATCTGCAACATCCCTCTCGCCTTCCTTGAACCCACTATAGCCAACTGGATGGAGGAGACCATGCATGCCAGCCAGTGGGAGATAGGCATGACATGGTTCCCAGCCTTTTTCCCTCATGTTTTAGGTGTCTATCTCACTGTCAAATTAGCAGCTAAGTACCCTCATCTGCAGTGGTTTTATGGAGCTATAGGTATGGTGTTCATAGGTGCCAGCTCCTGCACGGTGCCAGCATGCAAAAACTTTGGACAGCTCATGATCCCGCTGTGCGGAATCTGTTTTGGCATCGCCTTCGTGGACACTGCGCTGCTGCCAACACTGGGATTCCTGGTGGATGTGCGTCATGTTTCAGTGTATGGCAGTGTGTACGCCATCGCAGACATCTCTTACTGCGTGGCCTATGCTCTGGGCCCCGTGGCGGCCGGACAGATAGTCCACGACCTGGGCTTTGTTCAGCTAAACTTGGGCATGGGCCTCGCCAATATGCTTTACGCAccggcgctgctgctgctgaagaacGTGACGCAGATGAAGCCTTCTCACTCCGAGAGGAACATGCTGCTGGAGGATGGACCGACAGGACTGTATGACACCATTAAGATGGAGCAgcgagagaagaagagaaagggcTTGTGCACAACTATCGAGGAGAATGGCATTGAGACATTTGCGCAGCGGTCGTATTCAGAGGAGGAGTCCTCAGGAGGAGAGTACGCGTAA
- the chata gene encoding choline O-acetyltransferase, which yields MLLEDGPTGLYDTIKMEQREKKRKGLCTTIEENGIETFAQYLEEESSGGGTFYTADMPVLDQEPSQDLGGREGVPKLPLPALKDTLDMYLRCMEHLLTGEQFNKTQHVVKQFGAPGGVGELLQSKLVERRESKANWVYDYWLNDMYLTNRMALPVNSSPVMVFPQQHFKAPMDSLRFAAHLISGVLEYKTLLDSRSLPVDYARGQLAGTPLCMEQYYRLFTSYRLPGPERDTLVAQESSVMPEPEHIIVACKNQFFVMDVVINFRRLNERDLLTQLEKIARMADSEEERVPPIGLLTSDGRTEWAKSRSVLMRESTNRDSLDMIERCLCLVCLDDASGPEQGDTTRAMLMLHGGGVAKNGGNRWYDKPMQFVVGADGCCGVVCEHSPFEGIVLVQCTEYLLKYMVGSPSKLVRAASVSELPAPRRLRWKCTPEIHKLLASSADKLQRQVKNLDMNVHKFYDYGKEFIKKQKMSPDAYIQVALQLAYYRCHGRPVSTYESASIRRFQEGRVDNIRSATPEALAFVKAMTDGKLSTSDTEKMEMLRGAITAQTKYTILAITGMAIDNHLLGLRGIAHELKMEMPDLFKDEAHLISNQFILSTSQVPTTVEMFCSYGPVVPNGYGACYNPQSDHIIFSVSSFRESPQTCSAEFVKCLVQGLMDMRELCNKCNSSSNPTQQRQSQTLETHTQTDTNWQSKTPQRPPDLTKNQQTLPQVLLNTPNQTKVEAQTQTSSQGGAQALKNGSKS from the exons atGCTGCTGGAGGACGGACCGACAGGCCTGTATGATACTATTAAGATGGAGCAacgagagaagaagagaaagggcTTGTGCACAACTATCGAGGAGAATGGCATTGAGACTTTTGCGCAGTATTTAGAGGAGGAGTCCTCAGGAGGAGG AACCTTCTACACCGCCGACATGCCAGTTCTGGACCAAGAGCCCTCCCAAGATTTAGGGGGCAGAGAG GGTGTTCCCAAGCTGCCGCTCCCCGCCCTGAAAGACACACTGGACATGTACCTGAGGTGCATGGAGCACCTGCTCACAGGGGAACAGTTCAATAAGACCCAACATGTGGTGAAGCAGTTTGGAGCCCCTGGAGGAGTGGGGGAGCTACTACAGAGCAAActggtggagaggagggagagcaaGGCAAACTGG GTGTATGACTACTGGCTGAATGACATGTACCTGACCAACAGAATGGCTCTGCCCGTCAACTCCAGTCCAGTGATGGTCTTCCCTCAGCAGCACTTCAAGGCTCCCATGGACTCTTTAAG GTTTGCTGCACACTTAATTTCTGGAGTTTTGGAGTACAAGACTCTTCTTGATTC acGTTCCCTGCCTGTGGACTACGCCCGGGGCCAGCTGGCTGGAACCCCTCTGTGTATGGAGCAGTACTATCGCCTCTTCACTTCCTACCGCCTACCGGGGCCTGAGAGGGACACGCTGGTGGCCCAGGAGAGTAGCGTGATGCCagaacctgaacacatcattgTGGCTTGTAAAAACCAG TTCTTTGTGATGGATGTGGTGATCAACTTCCGCCGACTGAATGAAAGAGACCTGCTGACTCAGCTGGAGAAGATCGCCAGGATGGCTGACAGCGAAGAAGAGCGGGTCCCACCTATTGGTCTCCTCACttcagacggacggacagagtGGGCCAAGTCTCGCAGCGTGCTAATGAGAG AGTCTACAAACAGGGACTCTCTGGACATGATCGAGCGTTGTCTGTGTCTGGTCTGTCTGGATGACGCCAGTGGGCCGGAGCAAGGTGACACCACACGAGCCATGTTGATGCTGCACGGCGGAGGAGTGGCCAAGAATGGGGGCAACCGCTGGTACGATAAGCCCATGCAG TTTGTCGTAGGAGCTGACGGCTGCTGTGGAGTCGTGTGTGAACACTCACCATTTGAGGGGATTGTCCTCGTGCAGTGCACAGAGTATCTACTGAAATACAT GGTTGGCAGCCCATCAAAGCTGGTCAGGGCTGCAAGTGTGAGCGAGCTGCCTGCGCCACGCAGGCTCCGCTGGAAATGCACTCCAGAGATCCACAAGCTCCTCGCCTCTTCTGCTGACAAACTACAGAG ACAGGTGAAAAATCTGGACATGAATGTCCACAAATTCTACGACTACGGGAAAGAGTTCATCAAGAAGCAGAAAATGAGTCCCGACGCCTACATCCAGGTTGCTCTCCAGTTGGCCTACTACCG ATGTCACGGCAGGCCGGTGTCGACCTATGAGAGTGCTTCTATACGGCGTTTTCAGGAGGGCAGAGTGGACAACATCCGCTCAGCCACACCAGAAGCCCTAGCTTTTGTCAAAGCAATGACTGATGGGAAACTGAGCACAAGC GATACAGAGAAGATGGAGATGTTACGAGGTGCCATAACCGCGCAGACAAAGTATACGATTCTG GCTATTACAGGGATGGCAATAGACAATCACTTACTAGGACTTCGTGGAATTGCACATGAACTGAAGATGGAGATGCCAGATTTATTCAAAGACGAAGCCCATCTCATCAGTAATCAGTTCATTCTCTCTACAAGTCAG GTTCCTACTACTGTTGAGATGTTCTGCAGCTACGGACCCGTGGTTCCAAACGGATATGGAGCGTGTTACAACCCTCAGTCAGACCACATTATCTTCTCCGTGTCCAGTTTCCGCGAGAGCCCGCAGACATGCTCAGCAGAATTTGTCAAGTGTCTGGTGCAGGGACTCATGGACATGAGGGAGCTGTGCAATAAATGCAACTCCAGCTCCAATCCAACGCAGCAAAGACAGAGTCAGACGCTGGAGACGCACAcgcaaacagacacaaactggCAAAGCAAAACACCGCAGAGACCACCTGACCTGACCAAGAATCAGCAAACACTGCCACAGGTTCTGCTGAATACACCAAACCAGACTAAAGTGGAGGCTCAAACCCAGACTTCATCACAGGGAGGGGCGCAAGCTTTGAAGAACGGAAGTAAATCGTAA